One part of the Bradyrhizobium sp. CB1650 genome encodes these proteins:
- the pqqA gene encoding pyrroloquinoline quinone precursor peptide PqqA: protein MAWKAPKIVEVPCGMEINMYVSATRK from the coding sequence ATGGCCTGGAAAGCCCCGAAGATCGTCGAAGTGCCCTGTGGCATGGAAATCAACATGTATGTGAGCGCCACCCGCAAGTAG
- a CDS encoding helix-turn-helix transcriptional regulator translates to MTVVETPIREVRGNHRSTAGVHLVARDYPRGLRLDPHKHREAQLVYAARGTMQVTTPKGRWLVPPDRAVWVPAGLEHAIDVLADIEMRTLYFDLPWLKREQRDEGLTKEFVVRVSPLLHQAILALFDARNTSERTELLVRLVMLELHQAEDSATFVPLPHEPRCRRAAMIVLDDPTGLHDIDTLAREVGTSARTLSRLFSTETQLSFKSWCQRARIAAAIQRLSTDATVSVKQLAAQLGYASVPAFSAAFRQVTGRTPTEFARKG, encoded by the coding sequence ATGACTGTCGTCGAAACGCCAATCAGGGAGGTCCGCGGCAACCACCGCTCGACCGCGGGCGTGCACCTGGTCGCGCGCGACTACCCCAGGGGGCTGCGCCTCGATCCGCACAAGCACCGGGAGGCGCAGCTCGTCTATGCCGCCAGGGGAACGATGCAGGTGACGACGCCCAAGGGACGCTGGCTGGTGCCGCCGGACCGCGCAGTCTGGGTCCCGGCCGGACTCGAGCATGCCATCGACGTGCTCGCCGACATCGAAATGCGGACGCTCTATTTCGACCTGCCCTGGCTGAAGCGCGAGCAGCGCGATGAGGGCCTGACCAAGGAATTTGTCGTTCGGGTGTCACCGCTGCTGCATCAGGCGATCCTCGCGCTCTTTGATGCCCGCAATACGTCAGAGCGCACCGAGCTCCTGGTTCGCCTGGTGATGCTGGAATTGCACCAGGCCGAGGACTCCGCGACCTTCGTGCCCCTGCCGCACGAGCCGCGCTGCCGGCGCGCGGCAATGATCGTGCTCGACGATCCCACCGGCCTGCACGACATCGACACGCTGGCGCGCGAGGTCGGAACCTCCGCACGCACGCTGTCGCGATTGTTCTCGACGGAAACGCAACTGAGCTTCAAGAGTTGGTGCCAGCGCGCCAGGATCGCCGCGGCGATCCAGCGGCTCTCCACCGACGCTACCGTCTCGGTCAAGCAGCTCGCCGCCCAGCTCGGTTATGCCAGCGTGCCCGCGTTCTCGGCCGCCTTCCGCCAGGTGACCGGACGGACGCCGACGGAATTTGCGAGGAAGGGCTGA
- the tarD gene encoding D(-)-tartrate dehydratase, whose protein sequence is MSVRIVDVREITKPISSPIRNAYIDFTKMTTSLVAVVTDVVRDGRRVVGYGFNSNGRYGQGGLIRERFASRILEAEPSSLLNAAGDNLDPDKVWAAMMTNEKPGGHGERSVAVGTIDMAVWDAVAKIAGLPLFRLLAERHGVKADPRVFVYAAGGYYYPGKDLSMLRGEMRGYLDRGYNVVKMKIGGAPIEEDRTRIEAVLKEIGKDAQLAVDANGRFDLETAIAYAKMLRDYPLFWYEEAGDPLDYALQAALAEFYPAPMATGENLFSHQDARNLIRYGGMRPDRDWLQFDCALSYGLCEYQRTLEVLKSHGWSPSRCIPHGGHQMSLNIAAGLGLGGNESYPDLFQPYGGFPDGVRVENGHITMPDLPGIGFEGKSDLYKEMRALAE, encoded by the coding sequence ATGTCCGTCCGCATCGTCGACGTCCGCGAGATCACCAAGCCGATCTCCTCGCCGATCCGCAACGCCTATATCGACTTCACCAAGATGACGACGAGCCTCGTCGCCGTCGTCACCGACGTGGTGCGCGACGGCAGACGCGTCGTCGGCTACGGCTTCAATTCCAACGGTCGCTACGGGCAGGGCGGCTTGATCCGCGAGCGATTTGCCTCGCGTATCCTCGAAGCCGAGCCGAGCTCGCTGCTCAATGCGGCCGGCGACAATCTCGATCCGGACAAGGTCTGGGCCGCGATGATGACCAATGAGAAGCCGGGCGGTCATGGCGAGCGCTCGGTCGCGGTCGGCACCATCGACATGGCGGTGTGGGATGCGGTGGCGAAGATCGCAGGTCTGCCGCTGTTTCGCCTGCTCGCCGAGCGCCATGGCGTGAAGGCCGATCCGCGCGTCTTCGTCTACGCCGCCGGCGGCTATTACTATCCCGGCAAGGACCTCTCGATGCTGCGCGGCGAGATGCGCGGCTATCTCGATCGCGGCTACAACGTCGTCAAGATGAAGATCGGCGGCGCGCCGATCGAGGAGGACCGCACGCGGATCGAGGCGGTGCTCAAGGAGATCGGCAAGGACGCGCAGCTCGCGGTCGATGCCAACGGCCGCTTCGATCTGGAGACCGCGATCGCGTATGCAAAGATGCTGCGGGACTATCCCCTGTTCTGGTACGAGGAGGCCGGCGATCCCCTCGACTATGCGCTGCAGGCCGCGCTCGCCGAGTTCTATCCGGCTCCGATGGCGACCGGCGAAAACCTGTTCAGCCACCAGGATGCCCGCAACCTGATCCGCTACGGCGGGATGCGGCCGGACCGCGACTGGTTGCAATTCGACTGCGCGCTATCCTACGGCCTGTGCGAATACCAGCGCACGCTGGAGGTGCTGAAGAGCCATGGCTGGTCGCCGAGCCGCTGCATCCCGCACGGCGGCCACCAGATGTCGCTCAACATCGCCGCCGGCCTCGGCCTCGGCGGCAATGAGAGCTATCCCGACCTGTTCCAGCCCTACGGCGGCTTCCCCGACGGCGTTCGCGTCGAGAACGGCCACATCACCATGCCGGACCTGCCGGGCATCGGCTTCGAGGGCAAGTCGGATCTCTACAAGGAGATGAGGGCGCTGGCGGAGTAG
- a CDS encoding glutathione peroxidase: MSAIYQFKANSLAGEEVPMRRFEGQVLLIVNTASKCGFTPQYRGLEDLYRDFSARGFSVLGFPCNQFGAQERGQAREIQEFCSTHYDVTFPLFEKIDVNGANAHPLYEYLKRQQSGLLGASIKWNFTKFLVDRGGKVVARYAPTARPEGLRHQIETLL, encoded by the coding sequence ATGTCGGCCATCTACCAGTTCAAGGCCAACTCGCTCGCCGGCGAGGAGGTGCCGATGCGGCGCTTCGAAGGACAGGTGCTGTTGATCGTCAACACCGCGAGCAAATGCGGCTTCACGCCGCAATATCGCGGCCTCGAGGACCTCTATCGCGACTTCTCTGCGCGCGGCTTCTCGGTGCTCGGCTTTCCCTGCAATCAGTTCGGCGCACAGGAGCGGGGACAGGCGCGCGAGATCCAGGAGTTCTGCTCGACCCATTACGACGTCACTTTTCCCCTGTTCGAGAAGATCGACGTCAACGGCGCCAATGCGCATCCCTTGTATGAGTACCTGAAACGCCAGCAATCCGGCCTGCTAGGTGCCTCCATCAAATGGAATTTCACCAAATTCCTGGTGGACCGCGGCGGCAAGGTGGTCGCGCGCTATGCGCCGACCGCGCGGCCGGAAGGATTGCGGCACCAAATCGAAACACTGTTGTGA
- a CDS encoding malonyl-CoA decarboxylase, which translates to MANAFFSDLLATISERGRTLLRRGDSSDTKHDADGLVALCEALLSGRGEASGTAMAREVLDLYQDLDATGRRAFFEALVRDFGPDRERLTKAIEKWRAKSGDEDASSLHFASEPRRQELIRRLNRAPGGTGDLVSMRADLLGMINGHTDLAALDRDVVHLLSSWFNRGFLVLRRIDWSTPANILEKIIRYEAVHEISDWDDLRRRIDPVDRRCYAFFHPAMVDEPLIFVEVALTETIPGAIAPLLAVDRQHLPIERARTAVFYSISNTQRGLGGISFGSFLIKQVVEELRRELPRLDNFVTLSPVPGFMQWVKQDKDLPLSDDDRELLKHLDEPKWFEHAEVTAQLRAVLEPLAAHYFLKARTPKGRLIDSVARFHLGNGARLERINWLGDLSPKGVRESAGIMVNYLYRLDDIEKNHEAYANDGEVVASSAVKKLLRGEGRRLLDMRLS; encoded by the coding sequence ATGGCCAACGCCTTCTTCTCCGACCTGCTCGCCACGATCTCCGAGCGCGGCCGCACCCTGCTTCGCCGCGGGGACTCCTCCGACACAAAGCATGACGCCGACGGCCTGGTCGCGCTCTGCGAGGCGCTGCTGTCCGGTCGGGGCGAAGCCTCGGGCACCGCCATGGCCCGCGAAGTGCTCGACCTCTACCAGGACCTGGATGCGACAGGACGCCGCGCCTTTTTTGAGGCGCTGGTGCGCGACTTCGGTCCGGACCGCGAGCGATTGACCAAGGCGATCGAGAAATGGCGCGCCAAATCCGGCGATGAGGACGCCAGCTCGCTGCACTTCGCTTCCGAGCCGCGCCGGCAGGAATTGATCCGCCGCCTCAACCGCGCGCCCGGTGGCACCGGCGATCTCGTCAGCATGCGCGCGGACCTGCTCGGCATGATCAACGGGCACACCGATCTCGCGGCGCTCGACCGCGACGTCGTCCATCTCCTCTCTTCGTGGTTCAACAGGGGGTTTCTCGTGCTGCGCAGGATTGACTGGTCGACCCCGGCCAACATCCTCGAAAAGATCATCCGCTACGAGGCCGTGCACGAGATCAGCGACTGGGACGATTTGCGCCGCCGCATCGATCCGGTCGACCGCCGCTGCTACGCGTTCTTCCATCCCGCGATGGTCGACGAGCCCCTGATCTTCGTCGAGGTGGCGCTGACCGAGACGATTCCCGGCGCGATCGCGCCGCTGCTCGCCGTCGACCGCCAGCACCTGCCGATCGAGCGCGCGCGCACCGCCGTGTTCTATTCGATCTCCAACACCCAGCGCGGCCTCGGGGGCATCTCCTTCGGCAGCTTCCTGATCAAGCAGGTGGTCGAGGAACTGCGCCGCGAACTGCCCAGGCTCGACAATTTCGTGACGCTGTCGCCGGTGCCGGGTTTCATGCAGTGGGTGAAGCAGGACAAGGACCTGCCCTTGTCGGACGACGATCGCGAGCTGCTGAAGCATCTCGACGAGCCGAAATGGTTCGAGCATGCGGAGGTGACCGCGCAGTTGCGCGCCGTGCTGGAGCCGCTTGCGGCCCATTATTTCCTGAAGGCGCGCACGCCGAAGGGCCGCCTGATCGACTCGGTCGCCCGTTTCCATCTCGGCAACGGCGCCCGGCTCGAACGCATCAACTGGCTCGGTGACCTCTCGCCGAAGGGCGTGCGCGAGTCCGCCGGCATCATGGTCAACTACCTCTACCGCCTCGACGACATCGAGAAGAACCACGAGGCCTACGCCAATGACGGCGAGGTCGTGGCGTCCAGCGCGGTGAAGAAGCTCCTGAGGGGCGAAGGACGACGGCTGCTGGACATGCGGCTGTCCTAG
- a CDS encoding DUF3297 family protein: MSETIMSDELPDRLSVDPNSPYYNADILARDVGIRFKGVEKTNVEEYCVSEGWVRVTAGNAKDRYGNPLTIKVHGPVEPYFRDKK; the protein is encoded by the coding sequence GTGAGCGAGACAATCATGAGCGACGAATTACCGGACCGCCTGTCGGTCGATCCGAACAGCCCCTACTACAACGCGGACATCCTGGCGCGCGACGTCGGCATCCGCTTCAAGGGCGTCGAGAAGACCAATGTCGAGGAATACTGCGTCAGTGAAGGCTGGGTCCGCGTCACTGCGGGCAACGCCAAGGACCGCTACGGCAACCCGCTGACCATCAAGGTGCACGGGCCTGTGGAGCCGTATTTCAGAGATAAGAAATAG
- a CDS encoding cation:proton antiporter: MQWSLLRPVGLVPAALVLTTIAAGAEGGKSAGPSEFLLVAQIVLLIAVGRGLGEIMQRIGQPSVIGELLAGILLGPSLFGWIWPEAQQAIFPKTPEQKAMIDGIAQFGILLLLLLTGMETDLKLVRRIGKAAIAISIAGIVVPFVCGFALGEFLPDALLPNPQARLVASLFMGTALSISSVKIVAVVVREMNFMRRNVGQIIVATAVIDDTIGWIIIAIIFSLASHGTLDVGSVAKAMLGTLAFLVISFTIGRRLVFQLIRWANDTLVSSAPVITVILLLMSAMALITHLIGVHTVLGAFVAGILVGESPILTRQIDERLRGLISSFFMPVFFGLAGFSADLSVLRDPDLLMLTGLLVVIASVGKFGGAFLGGTLGGLNYRESLALASGMNARGSTEVIIATIGLSIGVLSQTLFTMIVTMAILTTMAMPPTLRAALAKLPINKEENERLEREEFERRGFVANLERPLLAVDESVNATFAAHIAGLIAGMRGLPITVLHIGRCGKEQEKGREEGDSHERVVRKAAETVSDHGDTGSVDVITRIGRAELGETIADEARKGFDLLVVGVDKVTATKDRFDRKVEAIAAEFEGPLAIVAARGRHLKQPMPETFNILVPVSGSGVAKRGAEVAVALAQAGSGSLRVIYVATTRDKGAQRGASRGLGQEAGILKDASDLAARYEVDITTTLRVNRAPEAAILREIDTTDVDLVVMGVDRIQADHLSFGGVADAVLRQSKASVLLVSSGEARQASAEKA; encoded by the coding sequence ATGCAGTGGAGCCTGCTCCGACCGGTCGGCCTCGTCCCCGCGGCGCTTGTCCTCACGACCATTGCGGCCGGTGCCGAGGGCGGCAAATCCGCAGGTCCCTCCGAGTTCCTCCTGGTGGCGCAGATCGTGCTCCTGATCGCCGTGGGCCGCGGTCTCGGCGAGATCATGCAGCGGATCGGCCAGCCCTCGGTGATCGGCGAGTTGCTCGCCGGCATCCTGCTCGGGCCGTCGCTGTTCGGCTGGATCTGGCCGGAAGCGCAGCAGGCGATCTTCCCGAAGACACCCGAGCAGAAGGCGATGATCGACGGCATCGCCCAGTTCGGCATCCTGCTCCTGTTGCTGCTGACCGGGATGGAGACCGATCTCAAGCTGGTCAGGAGGATCGGCAAGGCGGCGATCGCGATCTCGATCGCCGGCATCGTCGTTCCCTTCGTCTGCGGCTTCGCGCTTGGTGAATTCCTGCCCGATGCGCTCCTGCCCAATCCGCAGGCGCGCCTCGTGGCCTCTTTGTTCATGGGAACGGCGCTGTCGATCTCGTCGGTGAAGATCGTCGCGGTGGTCGTGCGCGAGATGAACTTCATGCGTCGCAATGTCGGCCAGATCATCGTGGCCACTGCCGTGATCGACGACACCATCGGCTGGATCATCATCGCCATCATCTTCAGCCTGGCCTCGCACGGTACGCTCGATGTGGGCTCGGTCGCCAAGGCCATGCTGGGCACGCTGGCCTTCCTCGTCATCAGCTTCACCATCGGCCGCCGGCTGGTGTTCCAGCTCATCCGCTGGGCCAACGACACCCTCGTCAGCTCCGCGCCCGTCATTACCGTGATCTTGCTGCTGATGAGCGCCATGGCGCTGATCACGCATCTGATCGGCGTGCATACCGTGCTCGGCGCCTTCGTTGCCGGCATCCTGGTCGGCGAGTCCCCGATCCTGACCCGTCAGATCGACGAGCGCCTGCGCGGCCTGATCTCGAGCTTCTTCATGCCGGTGTTCTTCGGCCTCGCCGGGTTCAGCGCCGATCTGTCGGTGCTCCGCGATCCCGATCTCCTGATGCTCACCGGTCTGCTCGTCGTGATCGCCAGCGTCGGCAAGTTCGGCGGCGCCTTCCTCGGCGGCACCCTGGGCGGTTTGAACTACCGGGAATCGCTGGCGCTCGCGAGCGGCATGAACGCGCGCGGCTCGACCGAGGTGATCATCGCCACCATCGGCCTATCCATCGGCGTGCTCAGTCAGACCTTGTTCACGATGATCGTGACGATGGCGATCCTGACGACGATGGCGATGCCGCCGACGCTGCGCGCGGCGTTGGCGAAGCTGCCGATCAACAAGGAGGAGAACGAGCGGCTGGAACGCGAGGAGTTCGAGCGGCGCGGCTTCGTCGCCAATCTCGAACGGCCCCTGCTGGCGGTAGACGAGAGCGTCAACGCAACCTTTGCCGCGCACATCGCGGGTCTGATTGCCGGCATGCGCGGCTTGCCGATCACGGTGCTGCATATCGGCCGCTGCGGGAAGGAGCAGGAGAAGGGGCGGGAGGAGGGGGACAGCCACGAAAGGGTGGTGAGGAAAGCGGCTGAAACGGTATCGGACCACGGCGACACCGGCAGCGTCGACGTCATCACGCGCATCGGACGGGCGGAGCTCGGCGAGACGATTGCCGATGAAGCGCGCAAGGGTTTTGATCTTCTGGTCGTCGGCGTCGACAAGGTCACTGCGACCAAAGATCGGTTCGACAGAAAGGTCGAGGCCATTGCCGCGGAGTTCGAGGGACCGCTTGCGATCGTCGCGGCCAGGGGCCGGCACCTGAAGCAGCCGATGCCCGAGACGTTCAACATCCTCGTGCCGGTCTCCGGCAGCGGCGTCGCCAAGCGCGGCGCCGAGGTCGCAGTCGCGCTCGCGCAGGCGGGATCAGGCTCGCTCCGCGTGATCTATGTGGCGACGACCAGGGACAAGGGCGCGCAGCGCGGCGCGTCCCGCGGCCTGGGCCAGGAGGCGGGCATCCTGAAGGACGCCAGCGATCTCGCCGCCCGCTATGAGGTCGACATCACCACGACCTTGCGCGTGAACCGGGCGCCGGAGGCGGCGATCCTGCGCGAGATCGACACCACCGACGTCGATCTCGTGGTCATGGGCGTCGACCGGATCCAGGCCGATCATCTCTCCTTCGGCGGCGTCGCCGATGCCGTGCTCAGGCAGTCGAAGGCTTCGGTCCTCCTGGTGTCGAGCGGCGAGGCCCGCCAGGCGTCCGCGGAGAAGGCTTAG
- the pqqB gene encoding pyrroloquinoline quinone biosynthesis protein PqqB — MLRVVVLGAAAGGGVPQWNCGCEGCRAARASGHELQRTQASVAFSGDGAHWFLINASPDLRQQLNATPQLHPKAGALRHTPIAGVILTNGEVDAVAGLLSMREGSPFTIYAHEKVLAILKANSIFDVLSEKNVRRQPIGISEPFEPRLPDGARSGIEVLPFAVPGKSAWYLEGKAHPGGETGDGDTLGLKITDKATGKSFYFLAACAEVTDALKAEIDGAALVFFDGTVWRDDEMIRCGLGHKTGKSMGHVAMSGGDGALARLADLNIDRKIFLHINNSNPALLPGSPERKAAEQAGWQIPADGTEIVL; from the coding sequence ATGCTTCGCGTCGTCGTCCTGGGCGCCGCAGCGGGCGGCGGAGTCCCGCAATGGAATTGCGGATGCGAGGGCTGCCGGGCGGCCCGTGCGAGCGGCCATGAGCTGCAGCGGACCCAGGCGTCGGTCGCCTTCAGCGGCGATGGCGCGCACTGGTTCCTGATCAACGCATCGCCCGATCTCAGGCAGCAGTTGAACGCCACGCCGCAGCTACACCCGAAGGCAGGGGCCTTGCGCCACACGCCGATCGCCGGCGTGATCCTGACCAACGGCGAGGTCGACGCGGTCGCGGGCCTGCTGTCGATGCGCGAGGGCTCGCCTTTCACGATCTACGCGCACGAGAAGGTGCTGGCGATCCTGAAAGCCAACAGCATCTTCGACGTGCTGAGCGAGAAGAACGTGCGGCGGCAGCCGATCGGCATCAGCGAGCCGTTCGAGCCGCGGCTTCCCGACGGCGCGCGCTCGGGCATCGAGGTGCTGCCCTTCGCGGTGCCAGGCAAGTCGGCCTGGTATCTGGAAGGCAAGGCACATCCGGGCGGTGAGACCGGCGATGGCGATACGCTGGGACTGAAGATCACCGACAAGGCAACCGGCAAGAGCTTTTACTTCCTCGCCGCCTGTGCCGAGGTGACCGACGCGCTCAAGGCCGAGATCGACGGCGCCGCGCTGGTGTTCTTCGACGGCACGGTCTGGCGCGACGACGAGATGATCAGGTGCGGTCTCGGTCACAAGACCGGCAAGAGCATGGGACATGTCGCGATGTCCGGCGGCGACGGCGCGCTCGCGCGGCTCGCCGATCTAAATATCGACAGGAAGATATTTCTGCATATCAATAACTCGAATCCGGCGCTGCTGCCGGGCTCGCCCGAACGGAAAGCGGCGGAACAGGCGGGCTGGCAGATACCCGCTGACGGAACGGAGATAGTGCTGTGA
- a CDS encoding amidase family protein, which produces MQDLWRLSAADLATLIKSRKVSAKEAATAGLARLDAVNPKLNAVIDHRPEDVLNQAEAIDAAIARGEDPGVLAGVPVTIKANVDQVGFATTNGLKLQRDLIAREDNPVVANFRKAGAVLLGRTNCPAFSYRWFTTNLVHGDTKNPRDSSLTPGGSSGGAGSAVAAGIGHIAHGTDIAGSIRYPAYACGVHGLRPTMGRIPAFNPALPERPIGPQISAVSGPLARTVNDLRISLVAMAARDIRDPWWVPVPLEGPARPKRAALCLNPDGLATTPEVKAAVSDAGKRLERAGWSVDVIENTPSMREAVEWQTKLWLGDGYEAQLEAAEREGDPGALACLRGNRAKVTPFDQAAYAKALTRRATLTREWMLFFEKYAVVLTPVSGELPFPDHLDRKDEESFKRVWEAQLPQIAIPFMGLPGLVVSTGLVGKAPVGVHVVSGRYREDLCLLAGEAIEAGGVPPSPIDPVA; this is translated from the coding sequence ATGCAAGATCTCTGGCGCCTGTCGGCCGCCGACCTCGCCACCCTCATCAAATCCCGGAAGGTCTCCGCCAAGGAGGCAGCAACGGCCGGGCTCGCCCGGCTCGATGCGGTCAATCCCAAGCTCAATGCCGTGATCGACCACCGGCCGGAGGACGTGCTCAACCAGGCGGAAGCCATCGATGCCGCGATCGCCCGCGGCGAGGACCCCGGCGTGCTGGCCGGTGTGCCCGTCACCATCAAGGCCAATGTCGACCAGGTCGGCTTTGCCACCACCAACGGCCTCAAGCTGCAGCGCGACCTGATCGCGCGCGAGGACAATCCGGTGGTCGCCAATTTCCGGAAAGCGGGCGCCGTCCTGCTCGGCCGCACCAACTGCCCGGCCTTCTCCTATCGCTGGTTCACCACCAACCTCGTGCACGGCGATACCAAGAATCCCCGCGACTCCTCGCTAACCCCCGGCGGCTCGTCGGGTGGCGCCGGCTCGGCAGTCGCGGCCGGCATCGGCCACATCGCCCATGGCACCGACATCGCGGGTTCGATCCGTTATCCCGCCTATGCCTGCGGCGTGCACGGCCTGCGCCCGACCATGGGCCGCATTCCCGCCTTCAACCCGGCGCTGCCGGAGCGTCCGATCGGGCCGCAGATCAGCGCGGTCTCGGGGCCGCTGGCGCGCACCGTCAATGACTTGCGGATTTCGCTCGTGGCCATGGCGGCGCGCGACATCCGCGATCCCTGGTGGGTGCCGGTGCCGCTGGAAGGCCCGGCGCGACCGAAGCGCGCCGCGCTCTGCCTCAACCCCGACGGGCTTGCGACCACACCGGAGGTGAAGGCGGCGGTGAGCGATGCCGGCAAGCGGCTGGAGCGCGCCGGCTGGAGCGTCGATGTGATCGAGAACACGCCGTCGATGCGCGAGGCGGTGGAGTGGCAAACAAAACTCTGGCTCGGCGACGGCTACGAGGCGCAGCTAGAGGCAGCCGAGCGCGAGGGCGATCCCGGCGCGCTGGCATGCCTGCGCGGCAACCGCGCCAAGGTCACGCCGTTCGACCAGGCCGCTTACGCCAAGGCGCTGACCCGCCGCGCCACGCTGACCCGCGAATGGATGCTGTTCTTCGAAAAATATGCGGTGGTGCTGACGCCGGTCTCCGGCGAATTGCCGTTCCCGGATCATCTCGACCGCAAGGACGAAGAGTCGTTCAAGCGCGTCTGGGAGGCGCAATTGCCGCAGATCGCCATTCCCTTCATGGGACTGCCGGGCCTCGTCGTCTCGACCGGCCTCGTCGGCAAGGCTCCCGTCGGCGTGCACGTGGTCTCCGGGCGCTATCGTGAGGACCTCTGCCTGCTTGCGGGCGAGGCGATCGAGGCGGGCGGCGTTCCGCCATCGCCGATCGACCCCGTGGCCTGA
- a CDS encoding MFS transporter codes for MNSPGRVIGFVNAAHFIDHYSMLIFAAAVIIMGPALGMAYSELLPYATPGFVAFGAGSLLTGWLGDRWSRRHMMLIFFVGIGASMISVGFVQTPAQLGAALLAIGMFASIYHPVGTAMIVSYADKLGREMGLNGVWGNLGVASSALVTGVIGQYLGWRLAFIIPGVVTVLIGIAFAMTVVHEDRKGTRQAAAQARVAKQDMWRVVLSLLIVVIAISTTFNAVTVALPKLFAERLADLTRSPALLGVIAACVYVFGAMTQYTIGRLLDRHSLKTVALPLSFMLAPFLYLAASLSNLPLIVVSIGIVMGAFGQVTVNDAMVGKYTTEEWRSRAYAVRYFVGFTAAGASVGLVAWLYEQGGFVTMLHAFAALCLLAIAAAIILPREIGTPQPA; via the coding sequence ATGAACAGCCCCGGCCGGGTGATCGGCTTCGTCAACGCCGCCCATTTCATCGATCACTATTCAATGCTGATCTTCGCTGCCGCCGTGATCATCATGGGACCGGCGCTCGGCATGGCCTATTCCGAGCTCCTGCCTTACGCGACGCCGGGCTTCGTCGCCTTCGGCGCGGGATCGCTGCTCACCGGCTGGCTCGGGGACCGCTGGAGCCGCCGCCACATGATGCTGATCTTCTTCGTCGGCATTGGCGCGTCCATGATCTCGGTCGGCTTCGTGCAGACCCCGGCGCAGCTCGGCGCGGCGCTGCTCGCGATCGGCATGTTTGCCTCGATCTACCATCCCGTCGGCACTGCGATGATCGTGTCCTATGCCGACAAGCTCGGCCGTGAGATGGGGCTGAACGGCGTCTGGGGTAATCTCGGCGTTGCGTCCTCGGCGCTGGTCACGGGCGTGATCGGCCAATATCTCGGCTGGCGCCTTGCTTTCATCATCCCCGGCGTGGTCACCGTGCTGATCGGAATCGCCTTCGCGATGACTGTCGTGCATGAGGATCGCAAGGGTACCAGGCAGGCGGCGGCGCAAGCGCGGGTGGCCAAGCAGGATATGTGGCGCGTGGTCCTGTCGCTGCTGATCGTGGTGATCGCGATCTCGACGACGTTCAACGCGGTCACGGTCGCGCTGCCAAAACTATTCGCGGAGCGGCTGGCGGACCTGACCAGGAGCCCGGCACTGCTCGGCGTCATCGCAGCCTGCGTCTACGTCTTCGGCGCGATGACGCAGTACACCATCGGCCGGCTGCTCGACCGCCATTCGCTGAAGACGGTGGCGCTGCCGCTCTCGTTCATGCTGGCGCCGTTCCTGTATCTGGCGGCGAGCCTGTCCAACCTGCCGCTGATCGTGGTCTCGATCGGGATCGTCATGGGGGCGTTCGGGCAGGTCACGGTGAACGACGCCATGGTCGGCAAGTACACCACGGAAGAATGGCGCTCCCGCGCCTATGCGGTGCGCTATTTCGTCGGCTTCACCGCGGCCGGTGCGTCCGTCGGTCTGGTCGCCTGGCTCTACGAGCAGGGCGGCTTCGTCACCATGCTGCACGCCTTTGCCGCCCTCTGCCTGCTGGCGATCGCGGCCGCGATCATCCTGCCGCGCGAGATCGGGACGCCGCAGCCGGCCTGA